In Lotus japonicus ecotype B-129 chromosome 5, LjGifu_v1.2, one genomic interval encodes:
- the LOC130719307 gene encoding uncharacterized protein LOC130719307, whose translation MCKALWLSQNKAGVLRQEIHKSFNSIIDNDKDVGSIHRPPMLDGTNYDYWKARMVAFLRSIDDGLIAQRVIHTCIVAKDAWEILKVSHEGTTRVRMSRLQLPTTQFENLKMKEEETISGFHMRIRDITNASFALGEPMSDEKLVRKILRSLPNKFDMIVTAIDEAQDISSIKVDELIGSLQTFEMSLNDRPEKKNKSIAFVSNMDEDQSDKDPDENLSEDIALLGRKFNKVMRKFDRKARPNVADKRPDIIKNSGNALKNKEEDKSNKAKGVQCHECEGYGHIRFECATFLKKQEKGMVATWFDDDSEDEGENPVMGLTVKCNSEVDSSDKDVSGGELAENYEDLLKKWHEACDLGKKLSSTVKKLRKEKQDLLSINDNLQEEVSVLK comes from the exons ATGTGTAAGGCACTTTGGTTATCACAAAACAAAGCTGGTGTTTTAAGACAAGAAATCCACAAGTCCTTCAACAG TATCATTGACAACGACAAGGATGTGGGTTCAATTCACAGGCCACCTATGCTTGATGGGAcaaactatgactactggaaggctcgcATGGTTGCATTTCTCAGATCTATTGATGATGGACTCATTGCTCAAAGG GTGATTCATACGTGCATTGTTGCtaaggatgcttgggagattctcaaggtTTCTCATGAAGGTACAACTAGAGTTCGCATGTCAAGACTTCAACTGCCAACCACTCAGTTTGAAAATCTTaagatgaaggaggaagaaACAATCTCTGGGTTTCACATGCGTATACGTGATATTACTAATGCTTCTtttgctctgggagaacctatgtcagatgagaagcttgtcaGAAAAATTCTCAGGTCATTGCCCAACAAATTTGACATGATAGTTACTGCCATAGATGAAGCACAGGATATCAGTAGCATCAAAGTGGATGAACTTATTGGATCACTACAAACTTTTGAAATGTCTCTGAATGATAGGCCAGAGAAAAAGAACAAGagcattgcttttgtgtcaaataTGGATGAAGATCAAAGTGACAAAGATCCAGATGAAAATTTGTCAGAAGACATAGCCTTGCTTGGTAGGAAGTTCAACAAGgtcatgagaaagtttgacagAAAAGCCAGACCAAATGTCGCAGACAAAAGGCCAGACATCATCAAGAACTCAGGGAATGCActgaagaacaaggaagaagacaaATCTAACAAAGCAAAAGGAGTGCAATGTCATGAGTGTGAAGGGTATGGCCACATTAGATTTGAATGTGCTACTTTTCTAAAGAAGCAAGAAAAAGGAATGGTGGCTACCTGGTTTGATGATGactcagaagatgaaggtgaAAATCCTGTAATGGGATTAACGGTGAAGTGTAACTCAGAGGTAGATTCCAGTGATAAGGATGTCTCAGGAGGAGAACTAGCTGAAAACTATGAGGACTTACTGAAAAAGTGGCATGAAGCTTGTGACCTTGGTAAGAAGCTGAGTAGTACTGTGAAGAAACTACGTAAAGAAAAGCAAGATCTTCTCAGTATCAATGATAATCTTCAGGAGGAGGTGTCTGttctgaaataa
- the LOC130719309 gene encoding uncharacterized protein LOC130719309, with protein MSHNSGKKKAAGPKFVTNEHGVKFMGVTSSASTPVRVTRSNAAMASNQPSGPSSRTLGSRIKTSVTKKKNKKGEASPIVSLSDDSAANPSDDQPKIIQDEQVDQVVENYLEKLANAAEDEKVETANEETPSVEISVQKTPISSSQKETKRMVSEEEDDSGDEILIKKTTTSVTKAPRSASKKDAERRSKKKEDPMHKTPKMYKSSQVQIPEKKKKKEKKIEPSPGRKRKHVSDSDSEPDVRQDVPDISTTARKRMKGKRIPVNVPNAPVDNVSFHFLDSAQRWKYVVQRRLAIERELHEDALELKEIMEVLSTAGLMKTVKDLGRCFDKLVREFIMNIPVACDDATSAEYRKQKPCCCGSGEPDFNRVATTLTGKLVRKWPKKGLLRYGRLTAKYDVFYKIGTANWMATNHLYGVIPPLARMLYLVGTGGEFDFGKLIFEQTLKPAGSYVVKLPILFPCLLSEIIAHQQPTIVRADESQGKKPLPLMFDYRLFAGTHVPDNVLSAAKGTASASGTKAVGSSKEDILAELKAVSKSLGDTIQACKVRKFNVDQLIKTMSDVATAAAEEESEEEEP; from the exons ATGTCTCACAATTCTGGTAAGAAGAAAGCTGCTGGTCCGAAATTTGTTACCAATGAACATGGAGTGAAATTCATGGGAGTCACTTCATCTGCTTCAACACCTGTTAGGGTTACTCGATCCAACGCTGCAATGGCTTCAAATCAACCCTCCGGTCCCTCATCAAGAACATTAGGTTCAAGAATCAAGACCTCTGtgacaaagaagaagaacaaaaagGGAGAAGCTTCTCCCATTGTGAGTCTCTCTGACGACTCTGCTGCAAATCCTAGTGATGATCAACCCAAAATCATCCAAGATGAACAAGTTGATCAAGTAGTTGAAAACTATCTTGAAAAATTGGCCAATGCTGCA GAAGACGAGAAGGTTGAAACTGCTAATGAAGAAACTCCATCTGTGGAGATTTCTGTCCAGAAGACCCCAATTTCCTCTTcccagaaagaaacaaaaaggatggtttcagaagaagaagacgacTCTGGTGATGAAATACTAATCAAGAAGACTACAACTTCTGTTACCAAGGCACCCAGATCTGCAAGCAAGAAGGATGCAGAGAGGAGAAGCAAGAAGAAGGAGGATCCAATGCACAAGACACCCAAGATGTACAAAAGTTCTCAGGTACAAATtcctgagaagaagaaaaagaaagaaaagaagattgAACCCTCTccaggaagaaaaagaaagcatgTATCTGATTCCGATTCTGAGCCAGATGTAAGACAAGATGTTCCTGACATTTCAACCACAGCCAGAAAAAGAATGAAAGGTAAGAGGATTCCAGTTAATGTTCCTAATGCTCCTGTGGACAATGTGTCCTTTCATTTTCTAGACTCTGCTCAGAGATGGAAATATGTGGTTCAAAGGAGGCTTGCTATTGAAAGGGAACTACATGAAGATGCCTTGGAACTCAAGGAAATCATGGAGGTTCTCTCTACTGCTGGTTTGATGAAGACTGTCAAGGATCTTGGCAGATGTTTTGACAAGCTTGTTAGGGAGTTCATTATGAACATCCCTGTTGCTTGTGATGATGCTACCAGTGCTGAGTACAGGAAG CAGAAGCCTTGTTGTTGTGGCTCAGGGGAGCCTGATTTCAATAGGGTTGCTACAACCCTTACTGGGAAGTTGGTCAGGAAGTGGCCTAAGAAGGGATTGCTTCGATATGGGAGGCTTACTGCCAAATATGATGTTTTCTACAAGATTGGTACTGCAAATTGGATGGCCACCAATCACTTGTACGGTGTGATTCCACCTCTGGCCAGAATGCTTTATTTGGTTGGAACTGGGGGTGAGTTTGATTTTGGGAAGCTGATTTTTGAGCAGACTCTCAAGCCTGCTGGATCATATGTTGTGAAGCTGCCTATTTTGTTTCCTTGTCTTCTCTCAGAGATCATTGCACATCAACAACCTACTATTGTGAGGGCTGATGAGTCTCAAGGTAAGAAGCCCCTGCCTCTCATGTTTGATTACCGGTTATTTGCTGGGACACATGTTCCAGACAATGTGCTCTCTGCAGCAAAGGGAACTGCCAGTGCCAGTGGCACTAAGGCAGTTGGTTCAAGCAAGGAAGACATCTTGGCTGAGTTGAAGGCTGTCTCCAAGTCTCTTGGTGACACTATTCAGGCTTGCAAGGTCAGAAAATTCAATGTTGATCAACTCATCAAGACTATGTCAGATGTTGCAACTGCTGCTGCTGAGGAAGAAAGTGAAGAAGAGGAACCTTGA
- the LOC130719310 gene encoding uncharacterized protein LOC130719310, which produces MFITSLELFDPSNGFIVNDTCIFEAEIAVTKPKHVNQLADQVVNTHAVSSDQPIGNGSNPLPGEFSVASCGELVDLKGFGKIEEAFVPLPKEVCAQHPSLIDCQKKRSRRFTEWAFTALGQVLHFFKTRKAKT; this is translated from the coding sequence ATGTTCATAACTTCACTTGAACTTTTTGACCCTAGTAATGGCTTTATCGTGAATGATACTTGCATTTTTGAAGCTGAGATAGCTGTCACAAAGCCGAAACATGTGAATCAGCTCGCAGATCAAGTAGTTAATACCCATGCGGTTAGTTCTGATCAACCCATTGGAAATGGTTCTAATCCTTTACCTGGGGAATTCTCTGTTGCATCATGTGGTGAACTTGTGGATTTGAAGGGTTTTGGGAAAATAGAAGAAGCTTTTGTTCCACTGCCGAAGGAAGTATGTGCACAACATCCCTCACTAATTGACTGCCAGAAGAAGAGAAGTCGCAGGTTTACAGAATGGGCATTCACAGCTCTAGGTCAAGTTCTACATTTTTTCAAGACTAGAAAGGCGAAGACTTGA